Proteins encoded together in one Nyctibius grandis isolate bNycGra1 chromosome 1, bNycGra1.pri, whole genome shotgun sequence window:
- the FLRT3 gene encoding leucine-rich repeat transmembrane protein FLRT3, which produces MISVTWSIFLVWTKIGLLLEMAPCSVSAKPCPSVCRCDVGFIYCNDRDLTSIPTGIPEDATTLFLQNNQINNAGIPSELKNLLRVERIYLYHNSLDEFPTNLPKYVKELHLQENNIRTITYDSLSQIPYLEELHLDDNSVSAVSIEDGAFRDNIYLRLLFLSRNHLSTIPWGLPKTIEELRLDDNRISTISELSLQDLTNLKRLVLDGNLLNNHGLGDKVFTNLVNLTELSLVRNSLTAAPVNLPGTNLRKLYLQENHINRVPPNAFSYLRQLYRLDMSNNNLSNLPQGVFDDLDNITQLFLRNNPWHCGCKMKWVRDWLQSLPLKVNVRGLMCQAPEKVRGMAIKDLNAELFDCKDDGMISTIQITTAVPNTLYPAQGHWPVSVTKQPDIKTPNLNKNYRTTASPVRKIITIFVKSVSTETIHISWKVALPMTALRLSWLKMGHSPAFGSITETIVTGDRNDYLLTALEPESPYRVCMVPMETSNIYLSDETPECIETETAPLKMYNPTTTLNREQEKEPYKNSSLPLAAIIGGAVALVAIALLALVCWYVHRNGSLFSRNCTYSKGRRRKDDYAEAGTKKDNSILEIRETSFQMIPITNDQVSKEEFVIHTIFPPNGMNLYKNSHSESSSNRSYRDSGIPDSDHSHS; this is translated from the coding sequence ATGATTAGTGTAACCTGGAGCATCTTCCTAGTTTGGACTAAAATAGGGCTGTTACTTGAGATGGCACCTTGTTCTGTTAGTGCCAAACCATGCCCTTCAGTATGTCGCTGTGATGTGGGTTTCATATATTGTAATGATCGCGATTTGACGTCTATTCCTACAGGAATCCCAGAGGATGCTACTACCCTTTTCCTTCAGAACaatcaaataaataatgctGGGATTCCTTCAGAACTGAAGAACTTGCTTAGGGTggaaagaatatatttatacCACAACAGCCTAGATGAATTCCCCACTAACCTCCCTAAGTACGTTAAGGAACTGCATTTGCAGGAGAATAATATAAGGACCATTACTTATGATTCACTTTCACAAATTCCTTATCTGGAAGAACTGCATTTGGATGATAATTCCGTTTCCGCTGTTAGCATTGAGGATGGAGCTTTCCGGGACAACATCTATCtcagacttctttttctctctcgAAATCACCTTAGCACCATTCCCTGGGGTTTGCCTAAAACGATAGAAGAGCTACGCTTGGATGATAATCGTATTTCCACGATTTCAGAGCTGTCCCTTCAAGACCTTACAAATCTAAAACGCCTTGTTTTAGATGGAAATCTTCTAAATAATCATGGATTAGGAGACAAAGTCTTCACGAATCTAGTCAATCTCACAGAACTGTCACTGGTTCGCAATTCGCTCACAGCCGCACCGGTAAATTTGCCGGGAACAAACTTAAGAAAGCTTTATCTTCAAGAAAACCACATCAACCGTGTGCCACCCAATGCTTTCTCTTACTTAAGGCAGTTGTATCGACTAGATATGTCCAATAACAATCTCAGCAATTTACCTCAGGGTGTCTTTGATGATCTGGACAACATAACTCAACTGTTTCTTCGCAACAACCCTTGGCACTGCGGGTGCAAAATGAAATGGGTACGCGACTGGTTACAGTCATTGCCTTTAAAAGTTAACGTACGTGGACTGATGTGTCAGGCACCAGAAAAAGTACGTGGAATGGCTATCAAAGACCTCAACGCGGAACTATTTGATTGTAAGGACGATGGCATGATAAGCACCATTCAAATCACTACTGCGGTACCAAACACGCTATACCCGGCCCAGGGACACTGGCCGGTTTCTGTGACCAAACAACCAGACATCAAGACTCCCAACCTAAATAAAAACTACAGAACCACAGCAAGCCCGGTACGCAAAATCATTACAATATTTGTGAAATCGGTAAGCACGGAGACTATTCACATCTCCTGGAAAGTTGCTCTACCAATGACTGCTTTAAGACTGAGCTGGCTCAAGATGGGTCACAGCCCTGCCTTTGGATCTATAACTGAAACGATAGTTACGGGCGACAGAAACGACTATTTGCTCACGGCTCTCGAACCAGAATCACCATACCGTGTATGCATGGTTCCCATGGAAACCAGCAACATCTATCTCTCCGACGAAACCCCCGAATGCATCGAGACTGAGACGGCACCTCTTAAGATGTACAACCCTACCACGACCCTCAACCGGGAGCAGGAGAAAGAACCTTACAAAAACTCCAGCTTGCCATTAGCCGCCATCATCGGCGGCGCGGTGGCACTGGTGGCCATAGCGCTGCTGGCCCTGGTCTGCTGGTACGTCCACAGAAACGGGTCCCTGTTCTCCCGGAACTGCACCTACAGCAAGGGACGCCGGAGAAAGGACGACTACGCCGAAGCGGGAACCAAGAAGGATAACTCCATCCTAGAAATCAGGGAGACTTCTTTCCAGATGATACCAATAACCAACGACCAAGTGTCCAAGGAGGAATTTGTAATACACACCATTTTTCCACCTAACGGCATGAATCTGTACAAGAACAGCCACAGTGAAAGCAGTAGTAACAGGAGCTACAGAGACAGTGGTATTCCAGATTCAGATCATTCACACTCATGA